A single region of the Vicia villosa cultivar HV-30 ecotype Madison, WI linkage group LG4, Vvil1.0, whole genome shotgun sequence genome encodes:
- the LOC131599040 gene encoding uncharacterized protein LOC131599040, whose translation MAPDRDAPPENSQENSQERDAQERDATDTNAPPDTEAKEVARGITIMKGIVRHRDQGLVYRLDWNSDKQAIGPNSAKLTSYIGTLVRMHIPVSTAKWNLKSEELDAKKKSDLGRASEDF comes from the exons atggctccggatagagatgctccacctgaaaactcacaagaaaactcacaagaaagagatgctcaagaaagagatgccacggatacaaatgctccacctgatactgaagcaaaagaagttgcacgaggcatcactattatgaagggaatcgttcgacatagagaccaaggattagtataccgtttggattggaattctgataaacaagcaattggtcctaattctgcaaagttgacaagctatattggtacacttgttcgtatgcatattccggtctccacagctaaatggaatctgaaaagcgaagagttggatgcgaaaaaaaaaagcgatttgggacgagcttcag aggacttttga